One genomic segment of Salmo trutta chromosome 8, fSalTru1.1, whole genome shotgun sequence includes these proteins:
- the LOC115198119 gene encoding pepsin A-like yields the protein MMKWAVVLCALVALSECNTKISLIKGKTARETLMEKGLWEETRLKFPYNPMAKFYQTGDEAMTNDADLSYYGVISIGTPPQSFNVIFDTGSSNLWVPSVYCSSQACQNHAEFNPAQSSTFSWANKPVSIQYGTGSMTGQLAYDTVSVGGISVTQQIFGASQTEAPFMANMVADGILGLAFPNLAASGATPVFDNMMTQGLVSQNLFSVYLSGNSAEGSVVSFGNIESNYYTGQITWIPLSSETYWQINMDSVTINGNTVACNGGCQAIIDTGTSLIVGPTTDISNMNSWVGATTDQYGDAAVNCNNIPNMPDVTFTLNGNAFTISASAYTSQNSNGCMTGFGNGGTQQLWILGDVFIRQYYAIFDRQNNNVGLAQAA from the exons ATGATGAAGTGGGCTGTCGTCCTGTGTGCCCTAGTGGCCCTCTCCGAGTGTAATACCAA GATCTCTCTGATCAAGGGGAAGACTGCCAGAGAGACCCTGATGGAGAAGGGTTTATGGGAGGAGACCAGGCTGAAGTTCCCCTACAACCCTATGGCCAAGTTCTACCAGACTGGTGATGAGGCTATGACCAACGACGCTGAT TTGTCCTACTATGGCGTGATTTCCATTGGAACCCCTCCCCAGTCCTTCAACGTCATCTTTGACACCGGCTCCTCCAACCTCTGGGTTCCCTCTGTCTACTGCTCCAGCCAGGCCTGCC AGAACCATGCCGAATTCAACCCTGCACAGTCCAGCACCTTCTCGTGGGCCAACAAGCCTGTTTCTATTCAGTACGGAACTGGCAGCATGACTGGACAGCTGGCATACGACACTGTTTCG GTGGGAGGTATCTCTGTGACTCAGCAGATCTTTGGTGccagtcagaccgaggctccctTCATGGCCAACATGGTTGCCGACGGTATCCTGGGCCTGGCTTTCCCCAACCTGGCGGCCTCTGGGGCCACCCCCGTCTTTGACAACATGATGACCCAGGGCCTCGTTTCCCAGAACCTCTTCTCTGTCTACCTGAGCGG AAACTCAGCAGAGGGTAGTGTGGTGTCTTTCGGAAACATTGAGTCTAACTACTACACCGGACAGATCACCTGGATCCCCCTGTCCTCTGAGACCTACTGGCAGATCAACATGGACAG CGTTACCATCAACGGCAACACAGTGGCTTGCAATGGTGGGTGTCAGGCTATCATAGATACCGGCACCTCCCTGATCGTTGGGCCAACCACTGACATCAGCAACATGAACAGCTGGGTCGGAGCCACCACTGACCAGTATGGAGac GCTGCCGTGAACTGCAACAACATCCCCAACATGCCCGATGTGACCTTCACCCTCAACGGAAACGCCTTCACCATCTCTGCCTCCGCCTACACCTCCCAG aactCCAACGGCTGCATGACTGGTTTTGGTAACGGTGGAACTCAGCAGCTCTGGATCCTTGGAGATGTCTTCATCAGGCAGTACTATGCGATCTTTGACAGGCAGAACAACAATGTTGGTCTGGCCCAGGCCGCGTAA
- the LOC115198118 gene encoding C-C motif chemokine 3, whose translation MRSALILLLCVLGAALWSAALANNANAPVECCFKYYTRKFSRHAVREYEMTRSDCSKRAVILVTKKNFRFCANPDDPSIEKIMKSIDESKF comes from the exons ATGCGGTCTGCTCTGATCCTTCTGCTGTGTGTCCTGGGAGCAGCCCTGTGGTCCGCCGCATTGGCCAACA ATGCAAATGCTCCTGTAGAATGCTGTTTCAAGTATTACACAAGAAAATTCTCCAGACATGCCGTCAGGGAATATGAAATGACCAGATCTGACTGCTCTAAGAGGGCAGTCAT CTTGGTCACAAAAAAGAACTTCCGCTTCTGTGCCAATCCAGATGACCCTTCGATTGAGAAGATCATGAAGTCCATTGATGAGAGTAAATTCTAG